A window from Limanda limanda chromosome 14, fLimLim1.1, whole genome shotgun sequence encodes these proteins:
- the supt4h1 gene encoding transcription elongation factor SPT4, whose amino-acid sequence MALETVPKDLRHLRACLLCSLVKTIDQFEYDGCDNCESYLQMKGNREMVYECTSSSFDGVISMMSPEDSWVAKWQRIGNFKPGVYAVSVTGRLPPGVVRELKSRGVIYKSRDTAVKT is encoded by the exons ATGGCGCTTGAGACGGTTCCTAAAGATCTGCGACACTTGAGAGCTTGTCTCCTGTGTTCGCTGGTGAAG aCCATTGACCAGTTTGAGTATGACGGCTGTGACAACTGTGAGTCGTACCTCCAGATGAAGGGGAACCGAGAGATGGTGTATGAATGCACAAGTTCCTCGTTTGACGG TGTGATATCCATGATGAGTCCAGAAGACAGCTGGGTAGCTAAATGGCAGAGGATAG GAAACTTCAAGCCAGGCGTATATGCTGTGTCAGTGACAGGCAGACTACCTCCAG GTGTGGTGCGAGAGTTGAAAAGCAGAGGAGTGATATACAAATCCAGAGATACAGCAGTGAAGacataa